TGGTGAAGAAGCATTACGTCGAGACGATGTACTAGGTCGCGATGGCAGCCAGCAAAAAATCAACGCCGACGATCGCGATCAGCATGGGCGATCCGGCGGGGATCGGTCCGGAGGTGATTCTCAAGGCGATCGTGGCGATCGGACGCCGGCGGAGTGCGCCGTCGATAATCGTGATCGGCGATTTGCGCGCGATGCAGGCGGCGGCCGCGCGGCTGAAGAATGTGGCGACGCCGCGCGAGTGGCATCGCGGCGAGAGCATCCCTGCGCCGACGAAGCATGTCGCCGTGTGCGCGACATCGAAGTTGTCGGAGCGCGCGATGAGGCCGGGTCATCCGACGGTCGAAGGCGGCGGTGCGGCGTACGACTATATCGTGCGCGGCGCGCGGATGGCGCTCGATGGCGAGGTCGATGCGCTGGTGACGGCGCCGATCAGCAAGGAATGGATGAATCGCGCGGGGCATCGATTTCCAGGGCATAGCGAATTGCTGGCGCAACTTTCGCGAACCAAATTGTGGCGCATGACGTTTGCCGGCGGCGATTTGACATTGGCGCTGGTGACGACGCATATGGGACTCGCGAAAGTGGCGAGCGCGCTCACGCAGCGCAAAATTTTAGATACGGTGAACTTGCTGGCGGCGCATCTGCGGACAAAATTCGCGATCGCGAATCCGCGCATCGCGGTGCTCGGCTTCAATCCGCATGCGGGCGAAAACGGACTTTTTGGCGACGAGGAAATCCGCGTGATCGCGCCGGCGATTCGCCGCGCGCGGCGCGAGGGGATCGACGCGTTCGGTCCGCTCGCGCCCGACACAGCTTTTATCCGGCCCGACGGCAAGTTCGGCTTCGACGCGGCAGTGGCGATGTATCACGACCAGGGATTGATCGCGCTGAAGACGCTCGAGTTCGATCGCGCGGTGAACGTGACGCTCGGCCTGCCGTTTGTGCGGACTTCACCCGACCACGGCACCGCGTTCGATATCGCGGGCAAGGGCGTCGCGAATCCATCGAGCATGATCGCGGCGATCGACTATGCGTCGCGGGCCGCGGCCGGGCGCGAGGGCGCGAACAAGCGGGTGGCGGCGTAACGGCGATGGCAGATCG
The window above is part of the Candidatus Binatus sp. genome. Proteins encoded here:
- the pdxA gene encoding 4-hydroxythreonine-4-phosphate dehydrogenase PdxA — protein: MAASKKSTPTIAISMGDPAGIGPEVILKAIVAIGRRRSAPSIIVIGDLRAMQAAAARLKNVATPREWHRGESIPAPTKHVAVCATSKLSERAMRPGHPTVEGGGAAYDYIVRGARMALDGEVDALVTAPISKEWMNRAGHRFPGHSELLAQLSRTKLWRMTFAGGDLTLALVTTHMGLAKVASALTQRKILDTVNLLAAHLRTKFAIANPRIAVLGFNPHAGENGLFGDEEIRVIAPAIRRARREGIDAFGPLAPDTAFIRPDGKFGFDAAVAMYHDQGLIALKTLEFDRAVNVTLGLPFVRTSPDHGTAFDIAGKGVANPSSMIAAIDYASRAAAGREGANKRVAA